In the Streptomyces sp. NBC_00193 genome, ACTGAGCGGAGGCCGAACGCGGGCCGAGCGGGCCCCTACGGACCCCGGACGGACTCCGGATGGGGCCCGTAGAGGCCCCGGACGGCCCCTGGCAGGCCCGGAGGGCCCCGGGCGGGCGTCGGCCCGGCTCCGGCAGCGGTCCGGCCGGGGCGGCGGCCGGGGCGGCGGCCGAAGGGTGCCCTGACGTACCCTCGTGTCTCGTCAGGGTCCGGGAACCTGGCGGGTCGGTCGGCGCAGTACCGTTCGACAACCTGGTTCGAGCTAGTTCGAGGGACTCACGTGGCAGAGGCGGAGCGCATCATCGGTACGCCGGAGGTCGGGGAAGACGGCACCCAGCCCGAATCCGCGGCGCCCAAGGGGCGGCGGCGGATCGTCGCGCTGCTCGTCGTGGCGCTGCTCGCCTACCTCGTCGACCTGGGCAGCAAGATGCTGGTGGTCGCGAAGCTGGAGCACCAGCCGTCGATCCAGGTCATCGGCGACCTGCTGAAGTTCGACGCGATCCGCAACCCCGGCGCCGCCTTCGGCTTCGGCGAGGCCTTCACGATCATCTTCACCTGCATCGCCGCCACGGTGATCGTGGTGATCGTGCGGCTCGCTCGGAAGCTGTACAGCCTGCCCTGGGCGATCGCGCTGGGCCTGCTGCTGGGCGGGGCGCTGGGCAACCTGACCGACCGGATCTTCCGCTCGCCGGGCGTCTTCCGCGGAGCGGTCGTCGACTTCATCGCGCCCGCCCACTTCGCGGTCTTCAACCTCGCGGACTCGGCGATCGTGTGCGGCGGGATCCTGATCGTCCTGCTGTCGTTCAAGGGTCTGGACCCGGACGGCACCGTCCACAAGGACTGACCCGGCAAGCGAGCCGCGGGCCGGTCGCAGGCTGATCGCGGGAATGGTCTTCTGTCGAGTCCTGCATACTCGACAGGTGAGTACGATTCCCGAGATCCGCACCCTGCCCGTACCCGATGGCCTCGAGGGCGAGCGCGTCGATGCCGCCATCGCCCGTATGTTCGGTTTTTCCCGGACGAAGGCGGCCGAACTTGCGGCCGCGGGAAAGGTGCTGGTCGACGGCAGTGTCGTCGGGAAGTCCGAGCGTGTGCACGGTGGCGCCTGGCTCGAAGTCGAGATGCCCGAACCGCCGCGGAAGGTCGAGCTCGTCGCCGAGCCCGTCCCCGGCATGGAGATCGTCCATGACGACGACGACATCGTCGTCATCATGAAGCCGGTCGGCGTCGCCGCCCACCCCAGCCCCGGCTGGACCGGCACCACCGTCATCGGCGGCCTCGCCGCCGCCGGCTACCGCATCTCCACCTCCGGGGCCTCCGAGCGCCAGGGCATCGTGCACCGGCTCGACGTCGGCACCTCCGGCCTGATGGCCGTCGCGAAGTCGGAGCGCGCGTACACCTCGCTGAAGAACCAGTTCCGCGAGCGGATCGTCGACAAGCGCTACCACGCGCTGGTGCAGGGCCACCCCGACCCGATGAGCGGCACGATCGACGCGCCGATCGGGCGGCACCCCAGCGCCGACTACAAGTGGGCCGTGACCCAGGAGGGCAAGCCCTCCGTCACGCACTACGACCTGATCGAGGCCTTCCGCGCCGCCTCGCTGCTGGACATCAAGCTGGAGACCGGGCGCACGCACCAGATCCGCGTGCACATGGCCGCCCACAAGCACCCCTGCGTCGGCGACCTGACCTACGGCGCCGACCCGACCGTCGCGAAGCGCCTCGGGCTCACCCGGCAGTGGCTGCACGCGGTGCGGCTCGGGTTCGAGCACCCGTCCGACGGGCAGTGGGTCGAGTTCGCGAGCACCTACCCGGCGGACCTGCAGAACGCGCTGGACGTGATCCGCAAGGAGAGCGAGTGACCGCGGGCGGTGGCGGCGCCGTCGCCGAGGCCGTCTCCGTGCGGGTCGTCGTCACGGACGAGGACCTGAAGGCCTGCTTCGCCGTGCGGACCGAGGTCTTCGTGGTCGAGCAGTCGGTGCCCGAGTCGATCGAGTACGACGCGTACGACGAGATCGCGGTGCACGTGCTGGCCGAGGGGCCGGACGGGGTGCCGCTGGGCACCGGCCGGCTGCTGTACGGGCCGCGGGCCCTGGGCAAGACGGGCTCCCCGGAGGTCGGCTCGCTCGGACGGCTGGCCGTCACCCGGTCCGCGCGCGGGCTCGGGGTGGGGGTTGCGCTGGTGCGGGCGATCGAGGCGGAGGCGGTTCGGCTCGGGCTGTCCGCGGTTGATTTGGGTGCGCAGACCCATGCGATGGGGTTCTACGAGCGGCTCGGGTACGAGGCCTACGGGCCGGAGTTCGAGGACGCGGGGATCCCGCACCGGTCGATGAGGCGTGCTCTGCCGTAGCCCGGCGGGGGTGCGCAGCCCTGCGGGGCCGTCCCCTACCCGCCCTTCCGCCGTTCCCAGGGCTCTGCCCTGACCCGGTCCTCAAACGCCGGACGGGCTGAAAAGATCGCCTCAAACGCCGGCGGGGCTGGAGTTGCCCTCCGGGCAATCCAGCCCCGCCGGCGTTTGAGGCGCGGGGTCTGGGGCCGAGCCCCAGGACACGGCGCGGCACGCGTCCTCAACCGCCTTGCCGAGCGCAGCGCCCTGGCAGGGTGTGGGAGTGGATCAGCTCCTGCTGTTGTTCGTGCTGTTGCTCGGGGCCGTGGTGACGGTGCCGCTCGGGGACCGGTTGGGGTTGCCCTCGCCGGTGCTCATGACGCTCGGCGGGGTGGTGCTCGCGCTGGTGCCCGTGGTGCCCAACGTCGACATCCCGCCCGAGTACATCCTGCCGCTCGTGCTGCCCCCGCTGCTGTACGCATCCGTGCAGCGGACCTCCTGGCGGCAGTTCGCCGCCAACGTACGGCCCATCCTGCTGCTGGCCGTCGCCCTCGTCTTCGTGACCACCGTGGCCGTCGCCTACACCGCGCACGCCCTCGTGCCGGGGCTCTCGATCGCCGCGGCCATCGCGCTCGGCGCGCTCGTCGCCCCGCCCGACCCCGTCGCCGCCACCGCCGTGGCGGGCTCGCTCGGGCTGCCCCGGCGCATGGTGTCGATCCTGGAGGGCGAGGGGCTCTTCAACGACGTCACCGCCATCGTGCTCTACCACGTGGCCATTGCCGCGGCCGTCAGCGGCACCTTCTCGTGGCCCGGGGCGCTCGGGGAGTTCGTGCTGTCGGCCGTCGTGGCCGTCGCGGTGGGGCTCGGGCTCGGCTGGGCCGCGAACCGGCTCATGGGACGGCTCGGCGATGCCACGCTCCAGATCGGGCTGACCCTGCTCGTCCCGTTCGTGGCGTACGCGCTGGCCGAGGAGTTCTACGGGTCCGGCGTGCTGGCCGTGCTGACCACCGCGCTGTTCCTCGCCGAGTACGCGACCGACGCCGACGACGTGCTGGGGCGGCTCGCCGGGCACACGTTCTGGGAGGTCGTCGACATGCTGGTCACCGGTGTGGCCTTCGGGCTCATCGGGCTGGAGCTGCACAACGTGTTCGGGGCGGCCAGCGGCCGGGTCGGGGAGATGGTCGGGTGGGCGGCGGTGGTGGTCGCCGTGGTGGTCGGCGTCCGGCTGGTGTGGCTGCTGCCGGCCGGCTGGCTCGCGAAACGGCTCCACTCGCGGCGCGACTACGAGGAGGAGATCCCGCTGAGCTGGCGGGAGTCCGTGGTGATGTGGTGGGCGGGCATGCGGGGCGTGGCCTCGGTGGCGCTCGCGCTGGCCATTCCCTTCGAGACGGACGGCGGGGATCCCTTCCCGGCCCGGCAGGAGATCGTCTTCATCGCCTTCGCCGTGATCATGACCACCCTGGTGGTGCAGGGGCTGACCCTGCCCTGGCTGGTCCGCCGGCTCGGCGTGGAGGCCGACTCGGACGCGGAGGCGGAGTTCGCCCGCGCGCTGGCGATCCGCGCCGCCAAGGCCGCGAAGCGGCGGCTGAAGGAGATCGAGGAGGTGGAGGACCTGCCCGAGGACCTGGTGGAGGTGCTCTACCGCCGGGCGTACGACGTGGGCGCCAGGATCAGCCCGGACATGGTCGACGAGGAGCGGCGGGAGGCGTACGCGAAGCGGGTGGAGCGGATCCGCGACGTGCAGCGCATCCAGCGGGAGATGATGTCCGCCGCCCGGCACGAGGTGCTGGCCGCGCGCAGCGAACCCGGCGCCGACCCGGAGATCGTCGACCGGGTGCTGCGGCACCTGGACGTGCGCAGCCTGCGCAGCCCGTAGCCGGGGGAGGGAGGGGGAGGGCGGTGGGCGGCGCCGGCGTTCACTGGTTCGCCCGCGCAACCGGAATCCGTAGACGTCGGGCATGGGCATGGCATATCTTCGGTCGGCTCGGGGTGCCCGTCCGGTGGCCCGTTCCTGCGCCGAACGTTCCCGTGGGGGGTACTTCACCATGTCCCAGTTGTCTCCGACACCGCTGCCGCGGCCCGTGGGGGAGCTCCGTTCCCCGGAGGCCCTGGCGAGGGCGGTCACCGTGCTGCTGTCCCTCGAAGCCGCTCTCGCCCTCCTGGCGTCCGGGACCGGCTTCTACGCCCGGCAGCTGATGGAGGACCTGATCGCCGATCCCGGAAGCGTCGCGGAGGACAGCCTCGACCGGGTCGACTCCCTCCAGATGACGCTCGCGTCCGGGCGGGACCTCCTCGGACTGGTCCTGCTCGTGGTCTTCCTCATATGGTTCCACCGGGTCCGGCTCAACGGCCAGGCGTTCCGCCCCGACGGCTTCAGCCAGAGCGCGGGCTGGGCCATTGGCGGATGGTTCATCCCGATCGCGAACTTCGTGCTCCCGTACCGCGTGGCGCGGGAGACCTGGGACGCCAGCGCCCAGAACGCGCCCGACGGTTCCTTCAGGGCGGTCCCGGGTGCCGTGGTGACCGCCTGGTGGGTGGCGTACACCTTCAGCTGGGTGCTCAGGATCTACGAAAGGCTCCAGAACCAGGTGGAGACGGCCGAGGACTTCAGCGACGCCTTCACCCTCGGTGCGGTGGCCGACCTGACCACCGCCGCGGCCGCCGTCCTCGCCGTGCTCTTCGTGCGCAAGCTGACCGCTCTGCAAGGGGTCAGGGCCGTCCAGGGGCCGAACGCCGCGGCCTGAGCGCCGCCGGGTCAGACCTGGTAGCGGTCCGGGGCGAAGAGGTGGAGATGGGCGGCGATCCACTCCGAGGTGCGGGCCAGGCCCTCCTGGAGGGAGACCTCGGGCTTCCAGCCCGCCCAGTCGCGGGCCCGGGTGTTGTCCGACAGCAGGCGCTGGACCTCGCTGCCCGCGGGACGCAGCCGGGCCGGGTCGACGACCACCTCCGCGTCCCGGCCCGAGGCCGTGATCAGCGCCCGGGCCAGGTCGCCGATGGAGATCTCCTCTCCGCTGCCGAGGTTGACCACCTCGCCCAGGGCCCGGTCGCATTCCGCGACGGCGAGGAAGCCGGCCGCGGTGTCGGTCACGTAGGTGAAGTCCCGGGTGGGGGTCAGGGACCCCAGGCGGACCTCCCGGGCGCCCGCGTGGAGCTGGGCGAGGATGGTGGGGATGACCGCACGGGCCGACTGGCGGGGGCCGTAGGTGTTGAACGGCCGGACCACCGTCACCGGCAGTTCGAACGCGTGGTGGAAGGAGAGCGCCATCATGTCGGCGCCGATCTTCGAAGCGGAGTACGGGGACTGCGGCTGGAGCGGGTGGCTCTCGGAGATCGGGGCCGTCAGGGCCGTCCCGTAGACCTCGCTGGTGGAGGTGTGGACGAGGCGGCGCACGCCGTGGCGGCGGCAGGCCTCGGCCATGTTCTCCGTACCGGTGACGTTGGTCTGGACGTACGCGCCGGGCGAGGCGTAGCTGTACGGGATCCCGATCAGCGCCGCCAGGTGGAAGACCGTGTCGCAGCCGGCCACCGCGTCGCTGACCCGGCCCGCGTCGCGGACGTCCCCGGCCCACATCTCCACCGGGCCGCCCGGGTCGGCCAGGTACCGGGCCAGGTGGCCCTTCTCCGCGTACGGCTTGTAGTGCACGAAGGCGCGCACCTTCGCGCCCCGCGCGACCAGCAGGTCGACGAGCGTGGAGCCGATGAACCCCTCGGCGCCCGTCACCAGGACCGTACGGCCGCTCCAGTCGGCCGGGGTGCGCGCCGGGGTGAGGGTCAGCGTGGGGGTGGGCGTGGACGTGGGGATGTGCGTGGTCATACGAGCTCCAGGGGAGTGGGGGAGAAGGAGGGGAAGCCGGCGACCCGCAGGACCTGCGAGGCCAGCAGTTCGGCGGCCCGCGCGTGCGGGCCAGGGTCGGCCGCGCCGGCCATCGCCGCCAGCCGCGCCGGGTCGGCCAGCAGCGGGGCGAGCAGGTCCGCGAGGCGGCCGGCCGTGGCCTCGGCGTCCGCCAGCAGCAGGCCGGCGCCCGCGTCGGACAGCACCCGGGCGTTGTGGGTCTGGTGGTCGCCCGGGGCGTGCGGGTAGGGGACCAGCACCGCGGGGACCCCGGTCGCGGCGAGCTCCGCCACCGTCGCCGAGCCCGCCCGGCACACCACCAGGTCGGCGGCCGCGTAGACCAGGTCCATCCGGTCCAGGTACGGCACGGCCCGTGCGATCCGCCGCCCGCCCGAGGCGGACAGCCCGGCCACCGTGTCCGCGAGCGCCGCCGGCCCCGTCTTGATCAGCAGCTGTACGTCCTCCCGCGCCTGCCAGGCGGCCGCCAGCCCGGCCGCGGCCGAGGTCAGGCGTACGGCGCCCAGACTGCCGCCGTTGAACACCACCAGCCGCCGCCCGTCCGGCACCCCGAGCTCCCGCCGGGCCCGCGCGCGCAGGGCCGCCCGCTCGGGGCGGGACAGTTCGGCGAGGCCGGACAGCGCGGCGGAGACGGGCATTCCGGTGGTCAGTGCCCGCGCACCGCCCGCGAGGTGTTCCCGGCTGCGGTCGAAGGCCACCGCGATGTGCGGGGTGAGGCGGGCCGCGAACTGGTTGGCCCGGCCCGGTACGGCGTTGGACTCGTGGATGACCGCCGGCAGCCCCGCCAGCCGGGCCCCGAGCACGGCGGGCGCGCTCGGATAGCCGCCCATGCCGACCGCCACGTGCGCGCCCTGCGCCCGGATCACGGCCCGCGCCTGCCCGGCCGAACGCAGCAGCGCCGCGGGGAGGAGGTAGCGCTTGGCGCCCAGCGCCGGGTCGAAGGGGATCATGTCCACGGTGTGCAGGCGGTAGCCGGCGGCCGGGATCAGCTCGGTCTCCAGTCCGCGTTCGGTGCCGATGAACGAGACCACGGCGTCCGGGACGGCGGCGCGCAGCGCCTCCGCCAGGGCGAGCCCGGGATAGATGTGCCCGCCGGTGCCGCCCGCGCCGATCACGACGGAGAGCGGCGCGCGTGAGGGCCGGCGTGAGGAGGAGGGAGGGGGTGAGGAGGTCATGGACGCAGACTTCCGGTGCGCCCTAAGAAGGTTCTAAGAGGTTCTCCCGGAGCATTTGGGAGGCTTTGCCGCATGCAGCGGATTCTGGTGGTGGACGACGAGCCCGAGGTGCGGGCCGCCGTCGAGGACGGGCTCGCCGTCGAGGGGTACGAGGTGCGCGGTGCGGCCGACGGGCTGGCGGCGCTGTCCGAGGTGGCCCTCTGGCAGCCGGACGCGGTGGTCCTCGACGTGATGATGCCGGTGCTGGACGGGCTCGCCGTGTGCCGGCAGCTGCGCGGGGTGGGCGACCGTACGCCCGTGCTCGTCCTCACGGCCCTGGACGCGGTGAGCGACCGCGTCGACGGGCTGGAGGCGGGCGCCGACGACTACCTGGTCAAACCGTTCGCGCTCGACGAGCTCGTGGCCCGGGTACGGGCCCTCCTGCGCCGGGCCGCCCCCGACGATCCGGCCGGAGGACGGGAGCTCCTCGGGTACGGGGACCTCGTGCTCGACCCCGCCACCCGCACCGGGCGGCGCGGGGAGCGGCCGCTGGAGTTCAGCCGCACCGAGTCGGCGCTGCTCGAACTGCTCCTGCGCCACCCCGGGCAGGTGCTGCCGCGCGAGCTCGTCCTGGAACTGGTGTGGGGCCGGGACTTCGGGCCGGACTCCAACTCCCTGGCCGTCTACGTGGGATACCTGCGCCGCAAGCTGGAGGCCGGCGGCGAGCCCCGGCTCGTGCACACCGTGCACGGGGTCGGCTACCGGCTGGACGCCGCGTGAGCGGGCGGGGCCGCGGGGACGAGCGCGGGCAGAGAGCGCGGTGGCGGCGCAGGCGGCCGCTGCGGACCCGGCTGGCGCTGGCCGCCACGGCCGCCGTGGCCTGCGTCGCGCTCGGCGTGTGCGCGGCGGCCTTCCTCGTCGTGCGGGGGGCGCTGTACCGGCAGCTCGACCTCAGCCTGACCCAGTCCGCCCGCCTCGCCGCCCAGCGCAACCCGGACTCCGGACCCGGGACCCTGGCCGGGGAGTGCCGGTTCCGGGCGGCGCCCGCCTGCGCCGAGGTGGTTCCGGCGGATCCGGGGCGCGATCCCTCGACCCCGTACCTGCTGCCGGTCGCCCCGGCCGCGCGGGACGTGGCGGCGGGCACGCGGGCCCCGTACTACACCGCCATCGTGCACGCCGGGCATCCGGCGCGGATGCTGACCACCGACTACGGCAAGGGGCGGGCGCTCCAGGTGGCGTTGCGGGCGGACACCGTGGAGGACGGCATCGAGCAGGCCGCCTGGTGGCTGGCGCTCACGGCGGCGGCAGGGATGCTGCTGGCCGCGCTGCTCGGCTACTGGGTCTCGCGGACCGGGCTGGCGCCCGTCACCCGGCTCACCGCCACCGCCGAGCGGATCGCCGCCACCAGGGACCCGAGGCACCGGATCGAACTGCCGCCCCCGGGGCGCGGCCGCGAGGACGAGGTCACCCGGCTGGCCGGGAGCTTCAACACCATGCTGGGGGAGCTGGAACAGTCGCTCACCGCCCAGCGCAGGCTCGTCGCGGACGCCTCGCACGAACTGCGGACCCCGCTGACGGCGCTGCGGACGAACGCGGAGCTGCTCGCGCGGGGGGACCGGCTGACGGCGGAGCAGCGGGAACGGGCCTCGCTGGCGCTCGGGCGGCAGCTGCGGGAGGTGACGGGGCTGGTCAACGACCTGATCGAGCTGGCCCGCGACGAGGAACCGCAGCTGCTGGTGGAACAGGTGCGGCTGGCTCCGCTGGTGGAGTACTGCGTCGGGGCCGCGCGGGCGCACTGGCCCGGGGTGGCGTTCCGGGTGCGGGGGCCGTCGCCGGAGGAGGCCGTGGTGGTGGCGGGGGTGCCGGCGCGGCTCAGC is a window encoding:
- a CDS encoding RluA family pseudouridine synthase; the protein is MSTIPEIRTLPVPDGLEGERVDAAIARMFGFSRTKAAELAAAGKVLVDGSVVGKSERVHGGAWLEVEMPEPPRKVELVAEPVPGMEIVHDDDDIVVIMKPVGVAAHPSPGWTGTTVIGGLAAAGYRISTSGASERQGIVHRLDVGTSGLMAVAKSERAYTSLKNQFRERIVDKRYHALVQGHPDPMSGTIDAPIGRHPSADYKWAVTQEGKPSVTHYDLIEAFRAASLLDIKLETGRTHQIRVHMAAHKHPCVGDLTYGADPTVAKRLGLTRQWLHAVRLGFEHPSDGQWVEFASTYPADLQNALDVIRKESE
- a CDS encoding glycosyltransferase; protein product: MTSSPPPSSSRRPSRAPLSVVIGAGGTGGHIYPGLALAEALRAAVPDAVVSFIGTERGLETELIPAAGYRLHTVDMIPFDPALGAKRYLLPAALLRSAGQARAVIRAQGAHVAVGMGGYPSAPAVLGARLAGLPAVIHESNAVPGRANQFAARLTPHIAVAFDRSREHLAGGARALTTGMPVSAALSGLAELSRPERAALRARARRELGVPDGRRLVVFNGGSLGAVRLTSAAAGLAAAWQAREDVQLLIKTGPAALADTVAGLSASGGRRIARAVPYLDRMDLVYAAADLVVCRAGSATVAELAATGVPAVLVPYPHAPGDHQTHNARVLSDAGAGLLLADAEATAGRLADLLAPLLADPARLAAMAGAADPGPHARAAELLASQVLRVAGFPSFSPTPLELV
- a CDS encoding GNAT family N-acetyltransferase; translated protein: MRVVVTDEDLKACFAVRTEVFVVEQSVPESIEYDAYDEIAVHVLAEGPDGVPLGTGRLLYGPRALGKTGSPEVGSLGRLAVTRSARGLGVGVALVRAIEAEAVRLGLSAVDLGAQTHAMGFYERLGYEAYGPEFEDAGIPHRSMRRALP
- a CDS encoding Na+/H+ antiporter, which translates into the protein MDQLLLLFVLLLGAVVTVPLGDRLGLPSPVLMTLGGVVLALVPVVPNVDIPPEYILPLVLPPLLYASVQRTSWRQFAANVRPILLLAVALVFVTTVAVAYTAHALVPGLSIAAAIALGALVAPPDPVAATAVAGSLGLPRRMVSILEGEGLFNDVTAIVLYHVAIAAAVSGTFSWPGALGEFVLSAVVAVAVGLGLGWAANRLMGRLGDATLQIGLTLLVPFVAYALAEEFYGSGVLAVLTTALFLAEYATDADDVLGRLAGHTFWEVVDMLVTGVAFGLIGLELHNVFGAASGRVGEMVGWAAVVVAVVVGVRLVWLLPAGWLAKRLHSRRDYEEEIPLSWRESVVMWWAGMRGVASVALALAIPFETDGGDPFPARQEIVFIAFAVIMTTLVVQGLTLPWLVRRLGVEADSDAEAEFARALAIRAAKAAKRRLKEIEEVEDLPEDLVEVLYRRAYDVGARISPDMVDEERREAYAKRVERIRDVQRIQREMMSAARHEVLAARSEPGADPEIVDRVLRHLDVRSLRSP
- the lspA gene encoding signal peptidase II produces the protein MAEAERIIGTPEVGEDGTQPESAAPKGRRRIVALLVVALLAYLVDLGSKMLVVAKLEHQPSIQVIGDLLKFDAIRNPGAAFGFGEAFTIIFTCIAATVIVVIVRLARKLYSLPWAIALGLLLGGALGNLTDRIFRSPGVFRGAVVDFIAPAHFAVFNLADSAIVCGGILIVLLSFKGLDPDGTVHKD
- a CDS encoding cell wall metabolism sensor histidine kinase WalK encodes the protein MSGRGRGDERGQRARWRRRRPLRTRLALAATAAVACVALGVCAAAFLVVRGALYRQLDLSLTQSARLAAQRNPDSGPGTLAGECRFRAAPACAEVVPADPGRDPSTPYLLPVAPAARDVAAGTRAPYYTAIVHAGHPARMLTTDYGKGRALQVALRADTVEDGIEQAAWWLALTAAAGMLLAALLGYWVSRTGLAPVTRLTATAERIAATRDPRHRIELPPPGRGREDEVTRLAGSFNTMLGELEQSLTAQRRLVADASHELRTPLTALRTNAELLARGDRLTAEQRERASLALGRQLREVTGLVNDLIELARDEEPQLLVEQVRLAPLVEYCVGAARAHWPGVAFRVRGPSPEEAVVVAGVPARLSRLLGNLLDNAAKFSPAGAEVEVGLVVRGEGGGGAEVTVRDHGPGIAEGDLPYVFDRFYRAGAARALPGSGLGLAMARQIARAHEAELTAEAAVGGGALFRLTFAVRG
- a CDS encoding response regulator transcription factor, whose protein sequence is MQRILVVDDEPEVRAAVEDGLAVEGYEVRGAADGLAALSEVALWQPDAVVLDVMMPVLDGLAVCRQLRGVGDRTPVLVLTALDAVSDRVDGLEAGADDYLVKPFALDELVARVRALLRRAAPDDPAGGRELLGYGDLVLDPATRTGRRGERPLEFSRTESALLELLLRHPGQVLPRELVLELVWGRDFGPDSNSLAVYVGYLRRKLEAGGEPRLVHTVHGVGYRLDAA
- a CDS encoding SDR family NAD(P)-dependent oxidoreductase, giving the protein MTTHIPTSTPTPTLTLTPARTPADWSGRTVLVTGAEGFIGSTLVDLLVARGAKVRAFVHYKPYAEKGHLARYLADPGGPVEMWAGDVRDAGRVSDAVAGCDTVFHLAALIGIPYSYASPGAYVQTNVTGTENMAEACRRHGVRRLVHTSTSEVYGTALTAPISESHPLQPQSPYSASKIGADMMALSFHHAFELPVTVVRPFNTYGPRQSARAVIPTILAQLHAGAREVRLGSLTPTRDFTYVTDTAAGFLAVAECDRALGEVVNLGSGEEISIGDLARALITASGRDAEVVVDPARLRPAGSEVQRLLSDNTRARDWAGWKPEVSLQEGLARTSEWIAAHLHLFAPDRYQV
- a CDS encoding DUF4328 domain-containing protein, whose translation is MSQLSPTPLPRPVGELRSPEALARAVTVLLSLEAALALLASGTGFYARQLMEDLIADPGSVAEDSLDRVDSLQMTLASGRDLLGLVLLVVFLIWFHRVRLNGQAFRPDGFSQSAGWAIGGWFIPIANFVLPYRVARETWDASAQNAPDGSFRAVPGAVVTAWWVAYTFSWVLRIYERLQNQVETAEDFSDAFTLGAVADLTTAAAAVLAVLFVRKLTALQGVRAVQGPNAAA